Proteins from one Staphylococcus sp. IVB6214 genomic window:
- the argS gene encoding arginine--tRNA ligase, producing MNIIDQVKQTLIEEIEKSIKKAELAETVPAIKVEIPKDTQNGDYSTNIAMVLTKIAKRNPREIAQLIVEHLDTEAAHVQKIDIAGPGFINFYLDSSYLHVVIDDVLNKDTQYGRVETPKNETVLIEYVSANPTGDLHIGHARNAAVGDTLSNIMDAAGYDVTREYYINDAGNQITNLAKSIEARYWQSLGKEMEMPEDGYHGKDIVGIGEDLAKTRPELQEMSDSERIEIFRKLGVDYEMRKLRQDLADFNIHFDNWFSETSLYDKGDIQAVLEKMNELGYTYEKDGATWLRTTDFKDDKDRVLIKQDGTYTYFLPDIAYHYDKIQRGNDKLINLFGADHHGYINRLKASLETFGVDSERLEIQIMQLVRLMQDGVEVKMSKRTGNAITLREIMDEVGIDAARYFLTMRSPDTHFDFDMELAKTQSQDNPVYYAQYAHARISSILRQAAEQGYEVKAGSDYSAITHEKAIELLKKVAEFVTVIEGAAEARAPHRITNYIQDLAAHFHKFYNAEKVLTDDVVKTQAHLALIDAVRITLRNALNLVGVSAPESM from the coding sequence ATGAATATCATCGATCAAGTGAAACAAACATTAATTGAAGAAATTGAAAAAAGCATCAAGAAAGCAGAACTTGCTGAAACAGTTCCAGCGATAAAGGTTGAAATTCCTAAAGACACGCAAAATGGTGATTATTCAACAAATATTGCAATGGTGTTAACGAAAATTGCAAAGCGTAATCCACGTGAGATTGCACAGCTTATCGTTGAGCATTTAGATACCGAAGCGGCGCATGTTCAAAAAATAGACATTGCTGGTCCTGGATTCATTAATTTTTATTTGGATTCAAGTTATTTACATGTTGTCATTGATGATGTGTTAAACAAAGATACACAATATGGGCGTGTAGAAACACCGAAAAATGAAACAGTATTAATCGAATATGTATCAGCAAACCCAACAGGAGACTTGCATATCGGTCACGCGCGTAATGCGGCAGTGGGCGATACTTTGAGTAATATTATGGATGCGGCAGGATATGATGTGACACGTGAATACTATATCAACGATGCTGGGAACCAAATTACGAATCTAGCGAAGTCCATTGAAGCACGTTACTGGCAAAGTTTAGGTAAAGAGATGGAGATGCCAGAAGACGGCTATCACGGAAAAGATATTGTAGGTATTGGTGAAGACTTAGCAAAAACACGTCCTGAGCTTCAAGAGATGTCGGATAGTGAACGTATTGAAATATTCCGTAAACTCGGTGTTGATTATGAAATGCGCAAGCTACGTCAAGATTTGGCAGACTTCAACATTCATTTTGACAATTGGTTTAGTGAAACAAGTCTATATGACAAAGGGGACATTCAAGCAGTTCTTGAAAAAATGAATGAACTTGGCTACACATATGAAAAAGATGGTGCAACATGGTTACGCACAACAGACTTTAAAGATGACAAAGATCGTGTATTAATCAAACAAGATGGTACTTACACATACTTTTTACCAGATATCGCTTATCATTACGATAAAATTCAACGTGGTAATGACAAATTGATCAACCTTTTTGGTGCAGATCATCACGGTTATATCAACCGTCTAAAAGCATCTCTAGAAACATTTGGTGTAGATAGTGAGCGTTTAGAAATTCAAATCATGCAATTAGTTCGTTTGATGCAAGATGGTGTGGAAGTGAAGATGAGTAAGCGTACAGGCAATGCGATCACATTGCGTGAAATTATGGATGAAGTCGGTATTGATGCGGCACGTTATTTCTTAACGATGCGTAGCCCGGATACACACTTTGACTTTGATATGGAGCTTGCAAAAACACAATCACAAGACAATCCTGTTTACTATGCACAATATGCACATGCACGTATTAGTTCTATTTTGCGTCAAGCAGCTGAGCAAGGTTATGAAGTGAAAGCAGGCAGTGATTATAGTGCAATCACTCATGAAAAAGCAATTGAATTATTGAAGAAAGTTGCGGAGTTTGTGACAGTTATTGAAGGTGCAGCAGAAGCAAGAGCGCCACATCGTATTACGAACTATATTCAAGATCTTGCTGCACATTTCCATAAGTTTTACAATGCTGAGAAAGTATTAACAGATGATGTAGTAAAAACACAAGCGCATTTAGCATTAATTGATGCTGTACGTATTACATTACGTAATGCATTAAACCTTGTAGGTGTTTCAGCACCTGAAAGTATGTAG
- a CDS encoding ABC transporter substrate-binding protein, giving the protein MKIKHIIVLMMLMLLVAGCSFNANQPNEGGKSSGKVPKRIVSLMPSNTEILYELGLGDKVVGVSTVDDYPEDVKNKEQFDAMNLNKEALIKAQPDLIVAHETQKASQGKVLEGLEKSGIKVVYIKDAKSLNEMYQTFEQVGEATRTEKEAQALVKETKKNIKKVIEDIPNKKTAPKVFVEIASEPEIYTTGNATFMNDMLHQLKAKNVFDDQEGWPKVDKEQIIKKNPDVMLATSGVTTADYQQAVSQRGGFEEVSAVKKDRIKALNDDLLSRPGPRLDDGMKKLRDAIYE; this is encoded by the coding sequence TTGAAAATTAAGCATATTATCGTATTAATGATGCTAATGCTTCTTGTAGCTGGGTGTAGCTTCAATGCAAACCAGCCAAATGAAGGGGGCAAATCATCAGGAAAAGTACCAAAACGTATCGTTTCTTTAATGCCAAGTAATACAGAAATTTTGTATGAACTTGGTTTAGGTGACAAGGTGGTAGGAGTATCGACGGTTGATGACTATCCAGAAGATGTAAAAAATAAAGAACAATTCGATGCTATGAACTTGAATAAGGAAGCATTGATTAAAGCACAACCAGATCTTATTGTGGCGCACGAAACACAGAAAGCTTCACAAGGTAAAGTGTTAGAAGGCCTAGAGAAGAGTGGCATTAAAGTTGTTTATATTAAAGATGCAAAGTCATTGAATGAAATGTATCAAACATTCGAACAAGTAGGCGAAGCGACTAGAACCGAAAAAGAAGCGCAAGCACTTGTGAAAGAAACAAAGAAAAATATAAAAAAAGTGATTGAGGATATTCCGAATAAAAAGACAGCACCAAAAGTTTTTGTAGAAATTGCATCGGAACCGGAAATATATACAACTGGAAACGCTACGTTCATGAACGATATGTTGCATCAGTTGAAAGCGAAAAATGTATTTGATGATCAAGAAGGATGGCCGAAAGTTGATAAAGAACAAATCATTAAAAAGAATCCAGATGTCATGTTGGCGACATCCGGTGTAACAACAGCAGACTATCAACAAGCAGTATCTCAACGTGGTGGCTTTGAAGAAGTATCAGCAGTTAAGAAAGACCGTATTAAGGCTTTGAATGATGACTTATTATCACGTCCGGGTCCACGCTTAGATGATGGTATGAAAAAATTGAGAGATGCTATTTATGAGTAA
- a CDS encoding iron ABC transporter permease, translating into MSNCKWKGFITLSLWSLFLIGIISYALFSQLDWHHTLTSTLIWQVRLPRVLLALFAGMGLTIAGQMYQLILNNPLADSFTLGLANGATLGAAIAIFSGLTFVWVAPFAILFGILTLILVMTVAQLLSSGYPTRSLILSGILLGSLLNAALYLLVQLNPTRLQNILGYLFGGFSSAEYREVVYVFVTLIVVCVCLFLLTPQIKLLQLDVHTSTSLGLNVQRLSLTVLMCATILATVIIGYVGVIGFIGMVVPQFIQRTIRSGLLYKMVMNLIVGGSVMVLADVLGAQLLAPIQLPASIVLALLGIPLMFYLMIVEGRRVID; encoded by the coding sequence ATGAGTAATTGTAAATGGAAAGGCTTCATAACCTTGAGTTTATGGAGTCTTTTTTTAATAGGCATCATCAGTTATGCATTATTCAGTCAATTGGATTGGCATCACACACTTACTTCGACATTGATATGGCAGGTGAGATTGCCAAGAGTATTGCTTGCTTTGTTTGCGGGTATGGGATTGACGATAGCAGGACAAATGTATCAATTGATTCTGAATAATCCACTTGCAGATAGCTTCACACTTGGGTTAGCCAATGGTGCCACTTTAGGAGCTGCTATCGCCATTTTTTCAGGATTAACATTCGTATGGGTTGCACCTTTTGCGATTCTTTTCGGCATATTGACGCTTATTTTAGTGATGACTGTTGCACAACTTTTGTCATCTGGTTACCCAACAAGATCGTTAATATTATCTGGAATATTGCTGGGTTCATTGCTCAATGCAGCGCTCTATCTACTTGTACAATTAAATCCAACACGCCTACAAAATATTCTTGGTTATTTATTCGGTGGTTTTTCATCTGCAGAGTATCGTGAAGTCGTCTATGTGTTTGTTACATTGATTGTTGTGTGTGTCTGCTTATTTTTACTGACACCGCAAATTAAGTTGCTACAACTAGATGTACACACCAGTACTTCACTCGGACTGAATGTTCAACGACTCTCGTTAACAGTATTAATGTGTGCAACCATACTCGCAACTGTCATCATCGGATATGTAGGGGTCATCGGGTTTATAGGCATGGTTGTACCACAGTTTATCCAACGAACGATACGTTCAGGATTACTTTATAAAATGGTGATGAATCTGATTGTTGGTGGTAGTGTCATGGTATTAGCAGATGTATTAGGTGCACAACTTTTAGCACCCATTCAACTGCCTGCTAGCATTGTTCTAGCATTATTAGGAATTCCATTAATGTTTTATTTGATGATAGTTGAAGGAAGACGAGTGATTGATTAG
- a CDS encoding HAD family hydrolase: MDTSQIKAIIFDLEGTLLDREKSREKFIEEQYERFHDYFVRVQFADFRKKFIELDDDEDHDKPNLYKEILKQFNVDRLSWKDLFRDFEMHFYRYVFPFYDTHYTLKKLRKAGYKIGVIANGKSKIKQYRIYALGIEDYINHLSTSENVGFRKPHPRIYEDIMEKLEVKPQEVLYVGDDALNDVAPAHALEMTSVWYRHEHQDAELAPLDSEMDYEITSLEQLLEILDIPREVESHEII, from the coding sequence ATGGACACATCGCAAATTAAAGCAATTATATTTGATTTAGAAGGTACATTGTTAGATCGTGAAAAATCACGAGAGAAGTTTATAGAGGAACAATACGAAAGGTTTCATGATTACTTTGTACGTGTACAATTTGCAGACTTTCGTAAAAAGTTTATAGAGTTGGATGATGATGAAGACCATGACAAGCCGAATCTATATAAAGAGATTTTGAAGCAATTCAATGTGGATCGTCTCAGTTGGAAAGATTTATTCCGTGATTTTGAAATGCATTTTTATCGCTATGTGTTTCCTTTTTATGATACACATTACACGCTAAAAAAATTGCGTAAGGCAGGATATAAAATTGGTGTCATTGCAAATGGTAAGTCGAAAATCAAGCAATATCGTATTTATGCATTGGGGATAGAAGATTATATTAATCACCTGTCAACGTCGGAAAATGTTGGATTTCGAAAACCACACCCGCGCATATATGAAGATATTATGGAAAAACTTGAAGTGAAGCCACAAGAAGTACTGTATGTTGGCGATGATGCTTTGAACGATGTAGCCCCTGCACATGCGCTAGAGATGACGAGTGTTTGGTATCGTCATGAACATCAAGATGCCGAACTTGCACCATTAGACTCAGAAATGGACTATGAGATTACATCATTGGAACAATTATTAGAGATATTAGACATACCTAGGGAGGTAGAAAGCCATGAAATTATTTAG
- a CDS encoding alpha/beta hydrolase, protein MKLFRTSDGTAINYRSMGDGYPIVMIHSIYMNHTVFEEIAQRLSRYFQVILMDMRGHGYSDKPLKISFTQFSQDIKELMDYLYIESATVIANELGSSIALDLAARHPEMVKELILVNPTVQDDLLPHDRLFRKYAAKIRTWDKRDQDKFLENHLYYSNRKVRKFLKNVNDSASLLTDHEAAAVDNAFLNTYVELLFPNIHTRTLVISGQANERVTPLEAKDVSDQLSHATFSLFKRSGVYPFVEERDHFLKTVKSFMHKTTESMEL, encoded by the coding sequence ATGAAATTATTTAGAACGTCTGATGGAACAGCGATTAATTATCGCTCAATGGGAGATGGTTATCCAATCGTAATGATCCACTCTATTTATATGAATCATACGGTATTTGAAGAGATTGCGCAGCGTTTATCAAGATATTTCCAAGTGATCTTAATGGACATGCGTGGTCATGGTTATTCGGATAAACCACTTAAAATTAGCTTCACACAATTTAGTCAAGATATTAAAGAATTAATGGATTATTTATATATTGAAAGTGCCACAGTTATTGCTAACGAATTAGGAAGTTCGATTGCATTAGATCTAGCTGCACGTCATCCTGAAATGGTGAAAGAATTAATTCTTGTTAATCCAACAGTTCAAGATGACTTATTGCCACACGATCGTTTGTTTAGAAAGTATGCGGCAAAGATTCGTACGTGGGATAAACGAGATCAAGACAAGTTTTTAGAGAATCATTTATATTATTCTAATCGAAAAGTACGTAAATTTTTAAAAAATGTGAACGACTCGGCCTCATTATTAACAGACCATGAAGCGGCAGCAGTAGACAATGCATTTCTTAACACATATGTAGAGTTGCTATTTCCAAATATTCACACACGTACGCTTGTAATATCTGGACAAGCGAATGAAAGAGTCACACCGTTAGAAGCGAAAGATGTATCGGATCAATTGTCTCATGCAACGTTTTCATTGTTTAAACGTTCAGGTGTGTATCCATTTGTTGAAGAGCGTGATCATTTTCTTAAAACGGTCAAATCATTTATGCATAAAACGACAGAAAGCATGGAATTGTAA
- the sarA gene encoding global transcriptional regulator SarA, translating into MTVSKIKNCFELLSMVTYADKLKTMIKKEFHMTFEEFAVLTHLSHTVEPEYFLKDIINNLNYKQPQVVKAVKNLSQDGYFNKRRNEQDERTVLILVDDNQRQKIDTLLDQVNTKIKESNIKPH; encoded by the coding sequence ATGACTGTATCAAAAATTAAAAATTGTTTTGAACTTTTATCCATGGTAACTTATGCTGATAAATTGAAAACGATGATTAAAAAAGAATTTCATATGACTTTTGAAGAATTTGCAGTTCTTACACATTTAAGTCATACTGTTGAACCTGAATACTTTTTAAAAGACATTATTAACAATCTCAACTATAAGCAACCACAAGTTGTGAAGGCAGTAAAGAACCTTTCTCAAGATGGTTACTTTAATAAACGACGTAACGAACAAGACGAACGTACTGTCCTAATCTTAGTTGATGATAACCAACGTCAAAAGATTGATACACTTTTAGATCAAGTAAACACGAAGATTAAAGAATCAAATATTAAACCACATTAA
- a CDS encoding DMT family transporter: MLLSFILLGLLAGAVVPFQTSINTRLSHYTQSTFYASTISFFVGTLCLIFLTAVLHPYAFTSSYWNTVTINETWFIGGVMGVLFLTGNLLLLPKIGASLTVITTITGQIFMGCLIDTFGWFYVTPQPFTIVKGIGLLLLLLGIILMNLQRRHAMYKQSDRSLVFWIIIGLIFGCAPPIQAATNSALGQAVGSPIFASLISFSVGTLTLLVITTVFHRRFHITRTHETYGPLKWWVFIGGALGVIFVTTIIVLTAQIGVTYTLVAVMIGQIITSLAIDHFGLLGIPARKISQQRLFGLIVIILAVTLIQFA, encoded by the coding sequence ATGTTATTATCGTTTATTTTACTTGGACTCCTTGCTGGCGCTGTTGTTCCATTTCAAACTTCTATCAACACAAGACTCAGTCATTATACGCAATCAACCTTTTATGCTTCGACCATTTCTTTTTTTGTTGGAACACTCTGCCTCATCTTCCTTACCGCAGTTTTACATCCATATGCGTTCACATCAAGTTATTGGAACACAGTGACAATCAATGAAACATGGTTTATCGGCGGTGTGATGGGGGTCTTATTTCTAACTGGGAATTTATTGTTATTACCAAAGATAGGTGCGTCATTAACCGTCATCACAACCATCACAGGGCAAATCTTTATGGGATGTTTAATTGATACCTTTGGCTGGTTTTATGTTACACCTCAGCCCTTTACAATTGTGAAAGGTATTGGCTTATTACTACTTCTTTTGGGGATCATTTTAATGAACTTGCAACGACGTCACGCTATGTATAAACAATCCGACCGTTCGCTGGTGTTTTGGATAATCATTGGATTGATTTTCGGGTGTGCCCCTCCGATACAAGCGGCCACGAATAGTGCGCTTGGTCAGGCAGTTGGATCCCCTATTTTTGCATCACTGATTTCTTTCTCTGTTGGTACACTTACACTCTTAGTGATTACAACTGTTTTTCATCGCCGTTTTCACATCACACGTACACACGAGACTTATGGCCCACTTAAATGGTGGGTGTTTATTGGTGGCGCATTAGGTGTGATATTTGTTACAACAATTATTGTACTGACAGCACAAATCGGTGTCACTTATACATTGGTTGCTGTTATGATTGGACAAATTATCACAAGCCTTGCTATCGATCATTTTGGTTTGCTTGGTATCCCAGCACGTAAAATAAGTCAACAGCGTCTTTTCGGACTGATTGTAATCATACTTGCTGTTACACTCATTCAATTTGCATAG
- a CDS encoding DUF2922 domain-containing protein, with protein sequence MNSKTLDITFDTLQQKRVRLSLPNIKLNIDKELAAAQADNLVKLNILSTPALTCPASNTCKNRTINR encoded by the coding sequence ATGAACAGTAAAACTCTGGATATCACATTCGACACACTGCAACAAAAACGCGTTCGATTATCATTACCAAACATTAAACTAAACATCGACAAAGAACTTGCAGCAGCACAAGCAGATAACCTTGTGAAACTTAATATTCTCTCCACACCTGCCCTCACCTGCCCTGCAAGTAACACATGCAAAAACCGCACAATTAATCGATAA
- a CDS encoding DUF1659 domain-containing protein, whose amino-acid sequence MNTKQVSLILTQNIITPEGKTSKVTRKINQLNPDATNDDLRRFATIIETLTGEHYDQVEVVKTSIISM is encoded by the coding sequence ATGAATACAAAACAAGTTTCTCTTATCTTGACGCAAAATATCATTACGCCAGAAGGCAAAACAAGTAAGGTCACACGTAAAATCAATCAACTCAACCCAGATGCAACAAATGATGATTTACGTCGTTTTGCCACAATTATCGAAACTTTAACTGGAGAACATTATGACCAAGTTGAAGTTGTAAAGACATCCATTATTTCAATGTAA
- a CDS encoding tyrosine-type recombinase/integrase, translating to MKCVNPITNCEDIQKMYTFLKTQSQRDYLLFKFAIHTGIKLNELLNLTVSDVMKNQYEVIAHWEVCGSHEIQVVLPETLRQEMKHYIELEKLAAHDLLFQSKRTKKGLSRQQAYRIVHAAAQGAGIPHVGLTTLRKTFAYHTYRSGVSVSIIQKYLGHQTAQETRKFIGVPKEGAHTMIALNL from the coding sequence ATGAAATGTGTGAATCCGATTACGAATTGTGAAGATATACAGAAGATGTATACGTTTCTAAAAACACAGTCGCAAAGAGATTATTTACTGTTTAAGTTTGCCATTCATACGGGTATTAAGTTGAATGAACTACTCAATTTGACAGTTTCAGATGTGATGAAAAATCAATATGAAGTGATCGCGCACTGGGAAGTATGTGGCTCTCATGAAATACAAGTCGTATTACCAGAAACATTACGACAAGAAATGAAACATTACATTGAATTGGAAAAGCTAGCTGCTCATGATTTATTGTTTCAATCTAAAAGAACGAAAAAAGGATTGAGCCGTCAACAAGCATACCGCATCGTACATGCTGCCGCTCAAGGTGCAGGTATTCCCCATGTAGGGTTGACAACATTACGAAAAACATTTGCTTATCATACATATCGTTCGGGTGTCTCTGTCTCAATTATCCAAAAATATTTGGGGCATCAAACGGCACAGGAAACGAGAAAATTTATTGGTGTGCCGAAAGAGGGCGCACATACGATGATTGCACTTAATTTATAA
- a CDS encoding DUF4040 family protein: protein MVMLIGLLITLLIVMLLLIVMMKWQTKQLPGYIALFAPIIASGVFLYHIPKVWRQHYVTEIYQWLPAYDINLVLRLDGLSLFFGLLISLIGVAVFFYATQYLSYEHDDLPRFFTYLILFMFSMIGIVLSNNTIILYVFWELTSISSFLLISYWYDRSESQNGAMTSFMVTVFGGLAMFVGFMMLYVVTGTNTITKQIAMREEIAAHPLFMPIIVLMLLGAFTKSAQFPFHFWLPKAMAAPTPVSAYLHSATMVKAGIFLLMRFTPILGYSDFYTYSVTFVGLITMIYGSYTAIRQSDLKGILAYSTISQLGMIMSMVGLGGGIAKATDSAILETYAYIMFAAIFHLFNHALFKATLFMGVGLIDHEMGTRDIRYLGGLRRYLPLTMVAMFAASLSMAGVPLLNGFISKEMFFEGLIHASELSAFNQILTAIIIAIGFIASIFTFIYALNMIKVTFFGEVQGKQHVHEPKCFIVPAVVLALLLPVVFFIPDWIGTKLIQPAFSSVVANSETAAMAPHLAAWHGFNIPLMMSLAVIVIGTVVVLRVDLKQYLITKPEKWTIPKILERSGQSVESYSGWGLRALMNNRLNYYIVVTFIFYFAINLYGLYRVGVPELYRIEVTDYHLFHVLLLLTIILIGIALIFIRQRLTMVILTGGIGYAVALFFILMRAPDLALTQLVTETITTVLFIVSFSRLPNIPRGQFNLKRETVKITISLMTAITVVGLVFVIQQADALETISVYYHDAYEKSGGKNIVNAILGDFRALDTMAEGIVLVIAGFGIYTLLNYKDRRGQDERE from the coding sequence ATGGTTATGCTGATTGGTTTACTCATCACGTTATTAATCGTGATGCTACTTTTAATCGTGATGATGAAATGGCAAACGAAGCAATTACCAGGATACATCGCATTGTTTGCACCAATAATTGCTTCTGGGGTGTTTCTCTATCACATTCCCAAAGTATGGCGTCAACATTATGTCACTGAAATATATCAGTGGCTACCAGCGTATGATATTAACTTAGTATTACGATTAGATGGTTTGAGTTTGTTCTTCGGACTACTTATCTCTCTGATTGGTGTGGCGGTATTCTTCTATGCGACACAGTATCTATCTTATGAACACGATGATTTACCTCGATTTTTTACCTATCTTATATTATTTATGTTTAGCATGATCGGAATTGTTTTATCTAACAATACAATCATATTATATGTTTTCTGGGAGTTAACCAGTATTTCATCATTTTTACTCATCAGCTATTGGTATGATCGTTCAGAAAGTCAAAATGGTGCGATGACATCATTTATGGTTACAGTGTTTGGTGGTCTAGCCATGTTTGTCGGTTTTATGATGTTATACGTGGTGACAGGAACGAACACGATAACAAAACAAATCGCGATGCGTGAAGAGATTGCAGCGCATCCACTCTTTATGCCAATAATTGTTTTGATGTTGTTAGGTGCTTTTACAAAATCAGCGCAATTTCCGTTTCATTTTTGGTTGCCGAAAGCGATGGCAGCACCGACACCAGTCAGTGCTTATCTACATTCAGCAACAATGGTTAAGGCGGGTATTTTCTTGTTGATGCGCTTTACACCAATACTTGGGTATAGTGATTTTTATACGTACAGTGTGACATTTGTTGGTTTGATTACGATGATTTACGGTTCTTATACAGCAATCCGTCAAAGTGATTTGAAAGGGATTCTCGCTTATTCTACAATCAGTCAACTCGGTATGATTATGTCGATGGTCGGTTTAGGTGGTGGTATCGCTAAAGCAACTGATAGTGCAATACTCGAAACATATGCTTATATCATGTTTGCAGCGATTTTCCACTTGTTTAACCATGCTTTGTTTAAGGCGACACTCTTTATGGGAGTAGGGTTAATCGACCACGAAATGGGCACACGTGATATTCGTTATTTAGGTGGGTTGCGACGCTATTTACCATTGACGATGGTTGCGATGTTCGCAGCATCTTTATCAATGGCAGGTGTTCCACTTTTAAATGGCTTTATTAGTAAAGAAATGTTTTTTGAAGGTTTGATTCATGCAAGTGAACTGAGTGCATTCAATCAAATTTTGACAGCTATCATTATTGCAATTGGCTTTATTGCAAGTATTTTTACATTTATTTATGCATTAAATATGATTAAAGTAACTTTCTTTGGAGAAGTGCAAGGCAAGCAGCATGTTCACGAACCGAAATGTTTCATTGTGCCAGCCGTAGTTTTAGCGCTCTTGTTACCGGTTGTATTCTTCATACCAGACTGGATAGGGACGAAGCTGATTCAACCTGCATTCTCGAGCGTTGTTGCAAATTCAGAAACTGCCGCCATGGCACCACATCTTGCAGCTTGGCATGGCTTCAATATACCTCTGATGATGAGTCTAGCGGTAATTGTGATTGGGACAGTTGTTGTATTACGTGTTGATTTGAAGCAATATTTGATAACAAAACCTGAAAAATGGACGATTCCTAAAATATTAGAACGTTCAGGTCAGTCGGTAGAATCATATTCAGGTTGGGGCTTACGTGCATTGATGAATAACCGATTGAACTATTATATTGTGGTTACATTTATCTTTTATTTTGCGATCAACTTATATGGGTTATATCGTGTCGGTGTGCCAGAACTGTACCGCATTGAGGTGACTGACTATCATCTCTTTCATGTGTTGTTACTTTTGACGATTATTTTAATAGGAATCGCATTGATTTTTATTCGTCAGCGATTAACGATGGTCATTTTAACTGGAGGTATTGGATATGCCGTTGCATTGTTCTTTATCTTAATGCGTGCACCAGACTTGGCACTGACACAACTTGTGACGGAGACAATTACGACGGTGCTCTTTATCGTCAGTTTCTCACGACTTCCGAATATTCCACGTGGACAATTTAATTTGAAGCGGGAAACTGTAAAAATTACGATATCATTGATGACAGCCATTACAGTAGTTGGCCTTGTTTTTGTGATTCAACAGGCAGATGCGTTAGAAACGATCTCTGTTTATTACCATGATGCCTATGAAAAATCTGGAGGCAAAAATATTGTTAATGCAATTCTTGGTGACTTCCGTGCACTTGATACGATGGCAGAAGGCATTGTGCTCGTGATCGCCGGTTTCGGTATTTATACATTACTAAACTATAAAGATAGGAGAGGTCAAGATGAAAGAGAATGA
- a CDS encoding monovalent cation/H+ antiporter subunit B: MKENDLVLKTVTHVVVFIILTFGFYLFFAGHNNPGGGFIAGLVLSSAFILMFLAYDVAQVLESLPIDFRLISLVGALTAIGTAIAPVFFGKNVLYQHDWYVAFPYFGEVHLSTITLFEFGILLIVVGTVVTTILSLSGGRS, translated from the coding sequence ATGAAAGAGAATGATTTAGTTTTGAAGACAGTGACACATGTGGTTGTATTTATCATTTTAACTTTTGGCTTCTACCTGTTTTTTGCCGGTCACAATAATCCGGGGGGCGGTTTTATCGCTGGATTAGTTCTTAGCTCGGCATTTATCTTAATGTTTTTAGCTTATGATGTTGCGCAAGTCTTGGAGTCACTGCCTATTGATTTTCGCTTAATCAGCCTTGTCGGAGCACTAACAGCAATAGGGACAGCGATAGCTCCTGTTTTCTTTGGTAAAAATGTACTATATCAACATGATTGGTATGTGGCTTTCCCTTATTTTGGAGAGGTGCATTTATCGACAATCACGCTGTTTGAATTTGGTATTTTACTTATCGTTGTCGGTACAGTAGTGACAACAATCTTATCATTAAGTGGAGGGCGATCATGA
- the mnhC2 gene encoding Na+/H+ antiporter Mnh2 subunit C, translating into MNIILLIVIGFLVFIGTYMVLSRNLIRIVIGIAIYTYAGNIIIMSMGEYTVDKKEPLIVSGYENYVDPLLQAIVLTAIVIGFAITAFLLVLVYRTFKVTKEHEIDVLTRGEDDE; encoded by the coding sequence ATGAATATTATCTTACTTATCGTTATCGGCTTTTTAGTATTCATTGGCACTTATATGGTGCTCTCTCGCAACTTAATACGAATTGTCATTGGCATAGCGATCTACACATATGCCGGCAACATTATTATTATGAGTATGGGTGAATATACAGTTGATAAAAAGGAACCATTGATTGTATCAGGATATGAGAATTATGTTGATCCATTATTACAAGCAATCGTCTTAACAGCGATTGTCATTGGTTTTGCGATTACCGCCTTTTTACTTGTACTTGTGTATCGTACTTTTAAAGTAACGAAAGAACATGAGATTGATGTGTTGACGCGAGGTGAAGATGATGAATGA